ctctttttcacTTAGTACAAATTCAATCCAAGTATATTATTTCCCAagtgctatttatatatatactaacaAAATATTATTAATTTTGTTATCACATTTACTTAATTCAGGATTGAAAATATCTTGGTAATCtcatattattttatattctgaaaggATTAGTCTAAGCATACATAACAGCAACAAACAGCAACTTTGAGCCTGaattatatagtttttatatagtTCAATTCCAGATTTCCCCATTGATTTTGATTTCATGAGAACAATGTTTTTCCCATGGAACTGAATTTGGCCCTTTATTGGAAAACAAAACATTGAAAATATAGGTGATGCACCAACCTTGATTGTACTTAAAGAAGGGCAGACTTTATGATTATATTTGTTATGTTTCACACCCTTGATGCCAAACATACAACTGTAAGAAAGCCACCCTGTGAACCAGTAAGGTAATTATTTAAAGTGCATGAAGACATACAAGCTCTTTATCCAAAATCAAATGAGCTCTTTATTGTAGAACAGATGTAAGAATATAATATccacaataataaaataagtttATAGTATTGTAGAAGCACATGACATGGATGTTTAACATGCAGGGACTGCCACCCTGCTGTGAAAGAATGGTAGTTTGAATACTGGAAAGACTAATAACTATAGGTAtaacctgggtttttttgtataagggatctttatttaaaaataatgtaaataacattatttaaaaaataaacataatagtATTGTTTaggcaccaatatggatttatgcagttaTCGTCatgtgcaaggtactgttttattactacagactaaggaaatcatttttacaaattagaattatttgcttacaatagaCTCTATGGGTGATGTGAATTCCTGTAAATTAGAGCCATCTGGATTATAGCTTTCCAAAAATAAGTAGAAaggtaagtttgagaacaaacttcatgttgggttgaaaaacgtgaagtcactgaatgaaatctgattgcctgttgttggctctgccaactttttctaaccttgggccacagttatatagtataAACCACTGagcaaagtgtggggaccctggttttaatagtgtctgaatggcagcaatttaaatttccccactgaaacttaatgaatgacatctgattggcagttggtggcttcGCCCCTTTTTATAACATGGAACTGCAgttcccagtgactaactctgcaaagtttagggaccctaggattaatagttaaagaacggcagcagtttaaatttaaaccaataaaagtcaataggtgaattgtggttttctaaccttgagtcgaagtcactcagtgacaaacagtgggcaccctggcataaatagtgtgagagtgacagcattttaaatttaatccaataaaattcaatggatgaaatctgattggctgttagtggcccaacccacttttcctatttttgaactgcagtcccccagtaaccaactttgcaaagtttggagcatacaaattgtgggactgacagcatattacacttcaccattgaaagtaaataggtgaaatgtgattggctgttggtggctccacccactttttcctaactttgaaaggcaaatacccagtgactatctTTGAAAGTTTAACaatcctggaattaatacttggcatcagtttaaatataaaccaatgaaatttaatggatagaaatggattggctgttggtggctccgcccacttgttctaaccctgaatatgtagtcagccagtgactgtgcaaagtttggaaaaccctgacataaatagtgtgagaaaggcagcattttaaatttaaaccaaaaaaattcaataggtgaagtctgattggctgttggtggctccacccactttttaaaacctaaaagtacagtcccctagtgaccctggtgttaatactgtgagaacagcagcaggttgaatttccccattgaaaatcaataggtaaaatctgattggctgttcgtggcTCTGCCGactttttctaactctaaactgcagttacctggtgactagctctgcaaagtttggggaccttagtattaatatttaaagaatggccgcagtttaaatttaaatatatgaagtcaataggtgaaatctgattggctgttgttggccccacccacttttctaaacttggacatagtcacccagtgacaaactgtgcaaagtttggggaccctgacattaaacatgtgagaatggcagcagttaaaatttccccactgaaaacaatgaaagaaatgtgattggcttttggatgccccgtccactttttctaaccttaagtacAAAGtcacctagtgaccaactgtgaaaagtttggggaccctggtgttaatactgtgagaatggcagcaggttgaatttcccattaaaAGTTaattggtaaaatctgattggctgttcattgcccggcccacttttgggcatccaaaaatcatcacattttcattcaggctgaccccatgactgtgtgattcaagtttggggagtgtagcctcaaagctgtaagattggcagcagtttcaatttccccataaaagtcaatgggtgaaatttgattggctgttgttggcccctcccactttgtggtcatccaacaaatgtcgctgtttcatttggggtgaccccatgattatgttattcaagtttgggggctgtagcttcacagctgtaagtgtggcagcagtttgaaaatcttccctgtcaaagtcaatgggaaaattggggggttcggagcaggATCACtttgaaaagcacaagcaacctgctccgctataggggagAGTTTGGGTATAggaaactgtaggaggagtagagtttagaaaatggggggcactaagaataagaagaagaagaggaagaataagctgaagtcgaagaacagtatacCTGTTAGGCAAACCTTTTGAGTTCAGGCCACTCTTTGCAGGTCCTTTAGCCACGTTGCTCCTAAGCTCATAATAAGGTGACATACTTGTAAAAACTTTATCATTTATAGTTATAGTTCCAGGCGTAACAAAAACATTAATAACCATTTCACTGTAATAAGTCACTTGCAGTTTTGTGTGTGCTTGGAATTTTAGccagcattttgcattttatatcactaggtggcagtgccatattttttatatggGCACTcaagtgtatatacagtatattttcaaaAAAGTCCCTTATTCCACCTCTGAATActtatattctatttaccttagctttcagtatgttatacatACAGTCAAACCTCAATTTTGCatacattgtttttatgttttccctcactttacaccattttttgtgcaaaatgcatttccctgataTTACATTTTTCTGGATTTTATACCTTTTTTTCTGGTAACCTGAAAAACATGGGTTTCTCCTGtaagtggtttccaaactgttgGATGACTCCCCTGGGGGAGGGTCACTGCCCTGAGCCAGTGACTGGGGTTCCAGCCTGAAAGCCACTtaccagggccgctcctgccataaggcaaagtgagaaccttgcctcagccGGCGTGGAGCAGCCAGTTACCGGGGGCGTCAATTTATGTGGAAATTCAGGTGTTATAGTGCAGCGAGCGCACTACAGCGCATTTAATGAAGTATTTGAATACTTTTGCTGTCATAGTAATACTTACAACTAAGGATAAATTATTTGTAACAGCAAAGTTTAATACTTTGAGGTTTTGTTATTCTAAGCAGCATTTATATTGGTTTCAAGTATATGCAAATGAGCATAATTAGATAAGGAATCGACAACTCACATAATCACATGACTTTAAATTACACAGTTTGGCTGAGCCAGGCACTTGGAATTAGGCAAATCTGAatcctgtatactgtatatatgtatgtataggaAAATGAACACTTGGATCTTAATGAAACAGAAAAGTGCAAATTTATTGAATTGAAGTTTTATCCTCCCTTTGCTGGTCTCGAGAAAGGAAGACCAGACACCACAagtgctgaactgcagctcccatatACCTAGTGATGCAACCACGCTGCTGTTCGTAACGGTCGGTACAGCATTATACCCGACTGTCAAGGAATCTAAGGAGGTTGCCTTAAAATATAtttaggggggagcacgagacaaattgcaaaatttctgcaaaaaaagtgcttttatttttatgccatacacaacatgtttcgggcccctttcttgataaagggcacgaaaggggcccgaaagatgtcgtgtatggcataaaaataaaagcactttttttgcagaaattttgcattttgtctcatgctcccccctaaatatattttttcaatcGCTCTAGTTATCAGTTTAAGGCTAGCTCTCAAGGGGTGTGGACGGAATGGATAAGGAGTGATTGAGTCACCCCATAAGGTTAACTGCAACATTGGTAGCGAGTCGGTCCATTAAGCACAACGGCACAATACAAGAGACTATGGGAGTAATTACCCATTCGGGGCGAAGGAAAGAAGTACGGCTGGTTTATCAGTAACCGCAAAGGACTCCTTGTCACCAGGTAGCCCAAACGTACTGTGTTCCTAGATGACACCGTAATGTCCTTTTACAGTGCCAGTCtaaaaaaatgtaacacttgtttggcagTGTGCATCGGGCGTTCAATCATTTTggagagcctgggtgtgcagaAAGGGTCTCTGTTGTGTGTACTGTGGTAAAGTGTCCCATTTATAACCATTTGTATGAAAAGACTGGCCAATGTGGGGGTATACTGGAGATGAAATGCTGCTGATACGTAGTAGAGATTCAGTAAGTTTTGTGGGTACAACACAAAACACACACTCATTTGGAATAAATTATCCCACCTGTATGTGCACCTTAGTAAAACAGCTATCAAGTATCAAGCTAGATTGTTTGCTATACTAAGAACCTGGATGGGAAAGAATTATTTATCAGGACATATATCTGTACTGCTGCTGCTAAGTGATCTTATGGTAATATTTAGTGAGCAGCAAATTGTACTGTACAAATGGTAGTCACTAGTGAACTCTAGTTGACTGTTTAACACACTGCATGATTATAGACATAACACTAATATAATTAACCATGGAAACTTGGTTCCATAGAGTGCTTCTGTGCCCtttcttttttactatttttggcCTAATTTTCCAGATGCTATCTTGAAAAAAATCAACAAGAAGCTTCATGTGGGTTAAGTGGATATTTGTGCAATTAGTGTGCAAGTAATAGTGTCCTGATTCTTTATCCTACAGTATGTTCTTAATTCAAGACAGACATTGGTGTGACATTACCCTAAGAGCAAACCTGGCATGAATAAGAACAGTTCATTTAAACAATACATTGTGATTTCTGTCTCATCTCAGGAAATCTTAGTGACCCAGACTCTTCAGTTAAAACAACACGCACAGTGTATTTTCAACAAATTTATTGAGTTAACATTAAACATGTTAATATATTACCATCACCttcaaatgaagaaataaagtacttcttgtaaataaaaaatgtaactgtTGAGAATGTAACCATAGCAACAGGATGGCTTTTGTTAAAATTTGGCCAGATTTtagttaaaatcattttttaaagttttcacTAAAATGTATTCTGCTTATTTATCGTAAAAAATTGTTTTAAcgtaatttttttatattaaatatgcaCGGCTGCATGcatatttaattacaaaatatatagtatatatggagAAACCATTCTTTTTTGTAAGTACATCTATTTACTGTAAAAGAATAAGCACTTCTATTTACTGTAAAAGAAGTGGCATTTTTAGTCTAATtttctgttaaggtggccacagacaaATAGATCCACTTTTTAGGGAGGTCATCAAACATGACAATCTGTCCCAGACTCGCCCACCAATGTGCAGAGCTAACTTAGACTGATCCAATGGACCAATGATTAGATCCTACTGTAGGCCTATGCTGGATGCATATTAATATTTTTGCCTTTATATACTGCCCAGCAACAAGGAATATTTTCTGAGGCTAAAATTCAAACAGCCTCTGCATATTACATTAATATACCATTGCATCCTTCACATCAAAAGTTCATTGTTTCGTGAACATCACCTTTAAGTGTGATATGCATGTACTAAAATACTTAGGCAATGCTGATACATGTACTGGtgcaatttttgtgatttttctaccaccagaaaaaaaaaagcatattggtTCTATTTGACAGCAATCAGTTTTGCTTTACAAAGATATCAGATTTGATATAGCATTTCCTAAGAAACATTAAAACAGtaatttttactgtattttagaGGTTATATAATAATCAACCTATTACAaagtttttagtaaaaaaaatactcctttatTGACAGATGGTTCATGTTTGGGTTATTTGTCACAAACTGCACTTGGCCTGGTAACCATAAGCAACCTATcagatatttaaatttaaaaaaggtaGCAAATAAATACTACTTTCTGATTGGTTTCCACAGTTTACAAGtacaaactttgtgacttttattactttaACCAACTAGTGTCTGAATTTGAAGCTTGTTATTCTGTAACAATAAATATATCTACTCACTatgattatatttttatacaacatTGTTCTGAAAATTAGTCTAAATAGAGCCAATGTACAAATAACAGTGAGTATGAACATTCAAGGGGTTCTGTCTGAAATAGAGCTGGTACTGTTTCTTTAGTGAAGGCAGAACTTTGTGGGCTTAGATTCACCCTTTataaactgtccctatcgctaaccccaacctaaaagagcagagtatcGCAGCTgagtacctggccgacatcttcccaGCAAGTGAACTTCGGGTCTCACCTCCGCCTTGACCCTGCTTGCatatgcgcagttggaggtagcaggaaatctgcttaagctgcacatgcgcaagcagggtccgtgtcggcggtgagacccgaagttcacttgcagggaagatgtcggccaggtactcAGCTGCgatactctgctcttttaggttggggttactGATAGGGACTGTTTTTAAAGTTAGAATCTATGCGATAAAGGAGAGGTTAAGGGGGTTTCAAGGCAGTAAAGGGGacttttatagcccggggggtatagttctcctttcaaacatttttaaataaaaaaacatataaataacacATTCTGTATAACACATACATAGGACTGGTTTAACAACAACAATGATATGTGACTTTTCTATTCCTCTATTATAATGCTGGCACATTCCAGTTTTTATATGAATGCCTGTGCCTCATTAAATTAATTCCTGGCATTGTTCTcctcaaaaaaaaccaaaaaacaataaaaacttaCACCTTATTCTTTTCCCAGTTCTCTAGTACATATCAGTGcaaaaccctgccaggttcagGAGCTGTGCAAAGACCTGATAGGCTACAACATTGATGTAAACAGTGTCTATAACCTATAAGGTCTTTGTACCCACCCCTAGCATGGCATCACGGCTGCATGTTCAGTCATTAAGCTGGGGAAGAAGGGCTGATGGATTTGTATGTtagtacaacaaaaaaaaaaaagttccaagaATGTTTTCAAGTGATAGACACACAATATTAAAAAGTGTCTTttatactttaaaggggaactaatatGATTAATATACAGTAAGCTTCATCTCATTgatataaaacattttctaaacaTAATCAGTTAAAAATGCAGTACTGTTTCTAAAGTAATTAAGTTACCCTTCACTCTCACCCCTGAGTTAGGGCTCATATGTTTTTGGGGAGAGGTCCCTTTATCTAGAACATTCCTTTACCTAAAAGTTGGCAAACTTTTGAATTTTTACTGGTGGGGGGAAGCAATGACTGGGCTTGGGGTAAAAAAGCAATGATGCCGGTTTCAATAATGATTTTAATAATGATTGCTCAAGCCCAAAGGCTTGCAATTTGAAtgtctatctggttgctagggatgcTACTGGCACAATGAAAGGAAAATCCCTTACTTGCATGTACAGTActctgggccggtgcagttttctgccaacaggagcaccagcctggggtattaggtaagcgattacaatcactgggggtgcctttcgtttggcaccccccccagtgattgaaccttACCGTCTTCTTTAAATATAATGCCATAGTTTAAAATGGCAAGATACTTATATCCATCGATATTGTTTCATCCAAATCACCAGGAGGGCAGTGCTTTAAAATTAGTTTCTGGAAACTCTCTGTTTCTTCATATGCCAGATAAAAGTTCTTTTTGACTGATGACTCAAACCGCAGAGAAGAACTGCCATCTGAAAATGTCCTCTGGTAGAATATATATTCACTCTCCTGAGACTCTATGTTTTTTGGTAATTCTCTCTCCTGTGGAGGAGCGAAtgagttattaaaataaaatatggcaaaTTTTGTTATAAAGTGCTTGTGGGGGTTGGTATGGCTCACAATAAGGTCTTTTATTACACagtattttgatatttttaagTACATGTCAATTCAATTACCTCTCTCATTATTGTAATCTTGCTTGTTTTGTATTTTGCTACTTTTGCCTTTCTCTCAAATATGTTCTCTCTTTATATTAGTCTGTTATTGAAAAAATGGTGGAAATCTCACTTAAGATTAATTTGATATCAAAGCAATAGAATCTAGGCAGTAAAGGTTTAATTAACCACAAGGTATCCTATGGTAATTAGAAATAGGGCAATAGggtaggtggtaagtacaggcACTCCATAACTTGCAGGGCTGGGGACAGATGAGGGCAGGAGAGAGATGCTTACCTGCCTTCCCCCTCCCACCCCTCATTCGCTGCTGCAGGGAAGTGCAGCTTTTTGCATTCTAGACCTGCTCCCATAGGCACTAACAGGCAGGCAAGGAGCAAAGTATGGAGGCTTGTACTTGattctgcactttgcatgctgcctgATGTCAAAAAATGGGTCCTGTTATTATCTTGTTACACATGCTCTATTATTTATAAACTGAGAATACAGCTGTGAACAGAAAGGTATATATTGACTGATATTCTAATTATGAACACATTCTCCAAAATGCTGCATATAAACAAAGACATTTTTACAGTGCCTGCACATATTCAAACTCATAGCTACAGCTCAGCTAGGTTTTCTTCTGAGCAGTATTCTAACTGTCCTTTGCAATAAGTACTCTccatatacctacagtatataacttTTATCTGTAAGAGATCACTGCCAGCTGATCTGAGCATGCCCGTGGTTCTGTCCGTGTCACATAAAAGGGACATGTATTTGGTAAAGGTGTAAAACAAAGCTCCATATGAACAGTTCCACCTAAGAAGACACATCCTTAAtccttaaataaaaataatatttttgggcTTTAGTGGTCCTTTAGGTAACAGatgctggaatatatatatgttttttcctAATAGATGGGTGCTTTGTTTTTAATAACACTACTAACATAattacacatatataaaaaaaacgaTTCCAATTTAGCACATTTGTCTCAACCAAGTACTGACCTTAAAGCTTACTTCCCCGTTACTCGAAGAACACATGATGTACTTCTTGTTGTCAGTAATCTTGCTGATGACCACAGCTAATCCATGCTGATGCTGGTAGTTCTCTCTGTATCTGTGCAGCAAAAATGTGGCCTggttttctaaaaaaataaaaaaaaaaacaataaaataaaaaacacatgacatgtatgtatttacaaatacagtatgtatCTAAGCATGTATCTTCTTCCTATAGcactacttactgtatatatgcatatgTCTGCAACAGGCCACCACTGTGTGAAAGTAGTGTGACTGGATGCCATAGCAATAAAGCTAGAAATATTGGTAGCAATGGCAGGATAAGTATTTTGCCAAACTTGTTGCAAGGTGTTACCAAGTGGAGTGAGTATTTCGGACAGTCTCTGAAGCAGGATGATCTGATGGTCAGGATAAAGTGAGTACTCACTTCATCACATTACAGTGTATTCATTGTTGCTACCTACATGTGGTGCCTTGCTTGTAATTACAGAATATACAATGACAGATGTTGCAGTTATATATTTACAAGATATTCTGATTGTATGACATTACATTTAGGTTCCATCAGCTGAAGGTGATACAACATGAACACATTATAACATAATACTTTGCAATGTATATTAGCTGTTTCTAAACTATTATTGTGTCTTCTTCTGCTTTCAattaaaactttgtttttttcataGTTAATGTGAGTAATTCTGATAGTTCTTAATCACAATGATGAGCAATTACATGATGATGAAAGATAAGGATACTGATGCAATATCCAGCAACACACACTTGACTTGGGTGTATCTTGTTTTCTTTCATGTGAAATTTGAAATGAAGAAAGCATGGCATTCCCATGATTATGATCCagataaaaaaaagcaatattttactataaaaGTAATATCATGTAACAGTATAAATATatgaatctgccatcacaatatctCTCGGAAAgacattccataacctcactgccctctccgTAACAAAacacctacactgctttaaatgaaagtttcgTTCCTCTAATCAaaatgggtggcctctggtgtgcttaTTATTTCTATGGGAAACTatacaccccctatctgtctataatcccctttaatgtacttgtataaCTGGATGACTagcgaaatgtcttcaagaaaaacacagcaagtctagTTGATTTGACTACAGATAtaacatgacctggatgaatgagaaccttcacagacaacATAAAAGTGGAACCAGAAAACAAACTAGGCTAAAAGTACTAAGTACACCCAAAGCCACTGACACCACCAGCCCATGGCTGTAACGTTTAACCCAAGACTGCCCCTCAATCTTTTTTTGGTCAGCTTGATCCCCAGTGCCTGATGCACACGAGTTCTGGAGACTGTAGCTGAGCTAAGAATAGAGAATTtccaaaaacaacaaa
The sequence above is a segment of the Xenopus tropicalis strain Nigerian chromosome 7, UCB_Xtro_10.0, whole genome shotgun sequence genome. Coding sequences within it:
- the il18 gene encoding interleukin-18; the protein is MQRLLTFVHDVEPFAIFLPDENNEENQATFLLHRYRENYQHQHGLAVVISKITDNKKYIMCSSSNGEVSFKERELPKNIESQESEYIFYQRTFSDGSSSLRFESSVKKNFYLAYEETESFQKLILKHCPPGDLDETISMDISILPF